CCCCTGACCTCACCGTCGAAGACAAACCAAAACCAAAACCGAAACCAAAAACCAAAAAACAAAAAATCCCGCCACCAGTCACCCGGCGACGGGATCAACGCTGATCGAGCAACAACCCCTACTCAATCAACCGACGCACTCACGTGCGTCATTACTTACGGACGGCTGCCCGTCGGGAACGGCCATGCTGCAGCCGGGTTCAGAGCCGTCTTCACCGTAGCAGCCGGCGCCGTCGAAGCAGCGGGCGCAGCCGGAGCAGGTGCTGCCTTCTTCGCAACAGCCTTCTTCGCAGGGGCAGCCTTCTTCGCAGGCGCAGCGGCCTTCTTCGCGGCAGCCTTCTTCGCAGGGGCAGCCTTTTTGGCGGCAGCCTTTTTCGCAGGCGCCTTCTTCGCAGCGGCCTTCTTAGCTGCAGCCTTCTTCGCCGGCGCTGCCTTCTTCGCAGCAACCTTCTTCACGGCGACTTTCTTCGCTGCAACCTTCTTCGCTGCAGCCTTCTTCGCCGGCGCTGCCTTCTTCGCAGCAACCTTCTTCACGGCAACTTTCTTCGCTGCAACCTTCTTCGTTGCGACCTTCTTCGCCGCTGCCTTCTTCGCCGGTGCTGCCTTCTTCGCTGCAACCTTCTTCACGGCGACTTTCTTCGCAGCGACTTTCTTGACTGCAACCTTCTTCACCGCTGCCTTCTTCGCCGGAGCAGCCTTCTTCGCAACGACCTTCTTCGCTGCAGCCTTCTTGGCTGCCGGTTTCTTCTTGGCGAGTGCCATCATTTTCTCCTTCAGGTTTTCAGATGAGAGTCAGTTCAAACTACACCCTTCGTCAAAACCCGCTTCCCGCAGACGCTTCTCACGGCGGCCACTGCGAAGCGGGCTATTCATCGGCGTACGCAGCTCCAGCGCGCTTACGCTAATGAATACGGTAAGGCGCGCAGTGCCATCGGGCACAGCGCGCCAAGTCCAGTCGGCGCCCAATCTCGGCGCCGCGAATCGTTTGATCGAGCCGCTCGCTTTACGGCGAACGGCTTTTTCCGGGGGGAAGTTTGCCCATCCCACTGAAGGGTTCGCAAAGTGCCTGTGATCTTTATAGGCCGTGGTTATCCACGGCGCACCGGGCACGCTCTGCATCAGGCGGTCATGCTCCTCACCAAACTTGCCGCGGCACAGCCAGCGGCAACCCCATCAAATACATATGCGACGCGTTGGGTTATTCCCAGGACAGCGCGCCACCGGTCTGATATTCGATAACCCGAGTCTCGAAGAAGTTGCGTTCCTTCTTCAGGTCGATCATCTCGCTCATCCAAGGGAACGGGTTTTCCTCGTTCGGGAACAGCGGATCGAGACCGATCTGCTGGCAACGGCGGTTGCAGATGAAGCGCAGATAGCTCTTGAACATCGACGCATTGAGGCCGAGCACCCCGCGCGGCATCGTGTCTTCTGCGTAGCGATATTCGAGGTCGACCGCAGCCTTGAAGATTTCGCGGATCTCCGCGCGGAACTCAGCCGTCCAAAGATGCGGGTTTTCGAGTTTGATCTGGTTGATCAGGTCGATGCCGAAATTGCAGTGCATCGACTCGTCACGCAGGATGTATTGGTACTGTTCCGCCGCGCCCGTCATCTTGTTCTGGCGGCCGAGCGCCAGGATTTGCGTAAAGCCGACGTAGAAGAACAGCCCTTCCATCACGCACGCGAACACGATCAGCGACTTGAGCAGCTTCTGGTCCGCCTCGAGCGTACCCGTCTTGAAGGCCGGGTCGGTCAGCGTGTGGATGAACGGAATCAGGAATTCGTCTTTGTCGCGGATCGACTTGACTTCGTGATACGCGTTGAAGATTTCGCCCTCGTCGAGACCGAGCGACTCGACGATGTACTGGTATGCGTGCGTGTGGATCGCCTCTTCGAATGCCTGGCGCAGCAGGAACTGGCGGCATTCGGGCGCCGTGATGTGGCGGTACGTGCCAAGGACGATGTTGTTCGCGGCAAGCGAGTCGGCCGTGACGAAGAAGCCGAGGTTGCGCTTGACGATGCGGCGCTCGTCTTCAGTCAGACCGTTCGGGTCCTTCCAGAGAGCGATGTCACGCGACATGTTGATTTCTTGCGGCATCCAGTGGTTCGCGCAACCGGAGAGGTACTTCTCCCACGCCCACTTGTATTTGAACGGCACGAGCTGATTGACGTCAGTCTGGCCGTTGATGATGCGTTTGTCGGCGACATTCACGCGCGCTTCGGAAGCGACTGCCGGCTGAACCGGCGGAGCGACTGCGAAGTCGTTCGCGAAGATGTTTTGAGCCGAGGGAGCTTGATGAGCGGAACGCGTTTCGACTTGCGAACCGACAGCCGTTCCCGCAGCGTTGCGCAACACGTTTTGTTGCGAAGCACTCGAGGGAGTTACGGCAGTGATCTCGTCATCCCAGTTGAGCATAAATGTCACCATCAATTTAGATCGGTTTGTACCATCTTTTCACGAGCGTTAAAAGGGTCCGCTCATGAAAAATCCTGTTTTCGAATCGCGTTGCGACCTACATACAACACTTTGTTCATCGGTGTGTGAAGGTCGCTCGTTGCGATTCGATCGAAACGTGTGTCGATGAAGCACGATGCACGATCGAAAGCGCGTTGCTTCAGTGATGCGTATGCGTTGCTTCTGCGTTGTTCCGAACTCGAAACGTTGCTGCTTCGCTTGCGTTGCACGTGTCGTACGAAGCGTGTCCGGTGCGTGATGTATCGGCATCTCGCCGCTCGCTCTACGACTTCATCATGCGAGCGCCGTTCAGGGTTTTCTCGCACGTGTCGATGAGGTGTAGCACGTGATGTTCCTCGCTGCGTCGCGTGCTGCTCTTCCGACTGCAACGAGCGCCACGCTGGCTTCGTGTCGCGATGAGCGGCGCGTTCCGCTGACTCCGCTCATCGCCTGCTGCTGATCTGCTACTGCCTGTCTGCTGCTTTGCTACTACCGCCGGCGAGCGCCGGCGGCTGACTCACTACTATATGAAGCGTCGCGCTTACTGGCAGGCTTCGCACTCTTCGAAGCCAGGATCGCCCGGACGCATCATGCACACGGGACCATCCGCTTCGGGCGCTGCTTCGACTGCGGGCACTGCGGTTGCGGCGGAAGCCTGGAAGCCGCCCGTCACACCCGACGAACCCACACCGCCGCCAACGCCGTAACCACCCGCTGCGCCACCTGCACCACCCGCGCCGCCGTCGCTCGACGGCACTGCGTTCAGCGCGCCGTGTGCGACCGTCGACTTCTCGACGTGCGTTGCCGCCATCGTGCGGAGGTAGTACGTCGTCTTCAGACCGCGCAGCCACGCGAGCTTGTAGACCTCGTCGAGCTTCTTGCCTGACGCGCCTGCCATGTAGATGTTCAGCGACTGAGCCTGATCGATCCACTTCTGACGGCGCGACGCCGCTTCGACCAGCCACGTTGCATCGACTTCGAACGCGGTCGCGTAGATTGCGCGCAGGTCGCCCGGCACGCGGTCGATGCGCGACAGCGAGCCGTCGAAGTACTTCAGGTCGGCGACCATCACTTCGTCCCACAGGCCGCGCGCCTTCAGGTCACGCACGAGGTAGTCGTTCACCACCGTGAATTCGCCCGACAGGTTCGACTTCACATACAGGTTCTGGAACGTCGGCTCGATACATGCAGACACGCCGATGATGTTCGAGATCGTCGCCGTCGGCGCGATTGCGACGCAGTTCGAGTTGCGCATGCCGTACGTCGAGATGCGCGAACGCAGCGACGCCCAGTCCATCGATTCGCTCGAATCCACTTCGATGTAGCCGCCGCGCGCTTCCTCGAGCAGCTTCAGCGTGTCCTGCGGGAGGATGCCGCGATCCCACAGCGAACCGCGGTAGGTCGCGTAACGGCCGCGCTCTTCCGCCAGTTCCGTCGACGCCCAGTATGCGTAGTAGCAGACGGCTTCCATCGAACGGTCGGCGAACTCGACGGCTTCCTGCGATGCGTACGGCGTGCGCAGCACGTGCAGGCAATCCTGGAAGCCCATGATGCCCATCCCGACCGGGCGGTGCTTCAGGTTCGAGTTACGCGCCTTCGCAACCGCGTAGTAGTTGATGTCGATCACGTTGTCGAGCATGCGCATCGCGACGCTGATCGTGCGCTTCAGCTTGTCGTGGTCGAGCACAACCGTGCCGTCCGCCTGTTCCTTCAGGTGCGCGACGAGGTTCACCGAGCCGAGGTTGCAGACGGCGATTTCGGTGTCGCTCGTGTTCAGCGTGATTTCCGTGCACAGGTTCGACGAGTGGACGACGCCGACGTGCTGTTGCGGCGAGCGCACATTGCACGGGTCCTTGAACGTGATCCACGGGTGGCCGGTTTCGAACAGCATGCCGAGCATCTTGCGCCACAGCTGCGCCGCCGGGATCTTCTTGAACAGCTTGATCTCGCCACGTGCCGCTTTCTCTTCGTAAGCCGTGTAGGCCTTCTCGAAGTCCGCGCCGAACAGGTCGTGCAGGTCCGGGCAGGTGGACGGCGAGAACAGCGTCCAGTCGCCGCCTTCGTGAACGCGCTTCATGAACAGGTCGGGAATCCAGTTCGCCGTGTTCATGTCGTGCGTGCGGCGACGGTCGTCGCCCGTGTTCTTACGCAGCTCGAGGAATTCTTCGATGTCCAGGTGCCACGATTCCAGGTACGCGCACACCGCGCCCTTGCGCTTGCCGCCCTGGTTCACGGCGACAGCCGTGTCGTTGACCACCTTCAGGAACGGCACGACGCCTTGCGACTTGCCGTTGGTGCCCTTGATGTGCGAGCCGAGCGCACGCACGCGCGTCCAGTCGTTGCCCAGACCGCCGGCGAACTTCGACAGCAGCGCGTTTTCCTTCAGCGCTTCGTAGATGCCGTCGAGGTCGTCGTCCACCGTCGTCAGATAGCACGACGACAGTTGCGAACGGCGCGTGCCCGAGTTGAACAGCGTGGGCGTCGACGACATGAAGTCGAACGACGACAGCACGTTGTAGAACTCGATCGCGCGCGCTTCGCGGTCGATCTCATTCAGCGACAGGCCCATCGCAACACGCATAAAGAATGCCTGCGGCATTTCGATGCGCGTGCCGTCGGCATGCAGGAAGTAGCGGTCATACAGCGTTTGCAGACCGAGGTAGCCGAACTGCAGGTCGCGGTTTGCATCGAGTGCGGCGCCCAGACGCTTCAGGTCGAACTGCAGCAGCTTTTCGTCGAGCAGTTCGGCGTTCACACCGCGCTTGATGAAGAGCGGGAAGTATTCGGCGTAACGCTCGCCCATTTCGGCTTGCGTGACTTCTTCTTCGAGGATCTCGCGGCGGATCGTGTGCAGCAGGATGCGAGCCGTGACCTGGCTGTACGCCGGGTCCTTTTCGATCATCGTGCGCGCAGCGAGGATGGCCGAGTCGTAGACCTGGCTCATCGGCACGCCGTCGTACAGGTTCTTGATCGTTTCCGTGACGATCGGCTCGGCGCTCACGGCGTCGCCCAGATTCGAGCATGCGGATTCGATGATGCCGCGCAGCGCTGCCATGTCGAGCGGACGCGTGATGCCGTTGTCGGTCACGTTCAGACCCGACGTGCCTGCTACTGCTTCCGGCTCATGGCCGCGCTCCTGGCTGCGCTTCTCGCGGTACAGCACGTAAGCGCGCGCGACGTTGTGCTCACCCGTGCGCATCAGCGCGAGTTCGACCTGATCCTGAATGTCTTCGATATGGAACGTGCCGCCATTCGGACGGCTGCGCACCAGCGCGCGCACGACGTTCTGCGTGAGTTGCTCGACCAGTTCGCGAACGCGTGCCGACGCCGCGCCCTGACCACCGTTGACGGCCAGAAATGCCTTCGTCACGGCGATGGCGATTTTCGAAGGCTCGAACGACACCACGCTACCATTGCGACGGATCACCTTGTAGTCGGCGTAGCTCGTCTGCGGCGCGAGCGCTGCTGCGCCCTGTGCGAGCGCTTCGGGGCGGCCAGCGGGTGCGCCTTCGAACCGGGTCGTCACGTTGTCGGTGGTTTGCATGTGCAAAGCTCCTGGTCTTGGAATAGTGCGGAGTTACCGCGGATTAGTACAAACGCTGCGCCACCCCGGACGCATGCGATGAGGGTGAAGAGTAGGAACAGCGGGAACCTTGAAACAGAGAGGCCGGATGCGACAGATCCGTCGGGACGTACTTCAACGTTGTGTGTGTCGCGATCACTTGGCTGTGCCTTTTTCTTCGAATTTGCCGGCGCACCGTTTGTCGTAACTGGTTGCGCCGCATCAGATTTTTCAGTGCCGGTAATGCTGACGGCGCCATGCTCATGGAGCGGGGCGCCGCCTGACAAACACTACATCTTGTGCAAAAACTGATTAACGGCACGAAGTATAGTGTACTGAACCGTGATCGCAAATTCTTTTATTTGGTCTGACGATCTTGACTTTTGCGATGCCCGCGTCGGAAAAAGCTGTCGGGGAAATGACGCGCGCTCACAGCGTGCTTGCGCTGTCTGTTGGATACCGCACAGAAAAAGTCACGCGCTTACGGGGTTATCGGCGCGCGCGTCGACGGATGCAGATAGGGGAAGTACTGATCGGCGAGCGCGGTGTCGCGTTGCAAACGCGGCCAGTCGAAGTGTGGACCGGGATCGGTCTTGCGGCCCGGCGCGATGTCCGAGTGGCCCGCGAGCGCTTCGATCGCGTAGTGCGCGGCGAGTGCCTGCACGAGCGGTGCGAGCGTCTCGTATTGCGCCGCTTCGAACGCCGATGCGTCGCTGCCTTCGAGCTCGATGCCGATCGAAAAGTCGTTGCAGCGTTCGCGTCCGAAAAAGCTGGACGCACCCGCGTGCCACGCGCGTTCGTCGCACGACACGTACTGTTCGAGCGCGCCGTCGCGATGGATCACGAAATGCGCGGACACCCGCACGTCGCGCAGATGTGCGTCGTAGTACGGATGCGCGTCGCAGTCGAGACGGTTGAGGAAGAGATCCGTGATGCCCGTGCCGCCGAATTCGTTCGGCGGCAGGCTGATGTTGTGGACGACGATCAGCGTCGGACGTGCGCCGTTCGGCCGCACCTCGAAATTCGGCGACGGCAGCTTGCTGGCTTCGTTGATCCAGCCGTTTGCATCGACGGTGAAACGCGCGGTGGCGTGTGCCGTCATCGCGCGTCGCGGCCCGTCGGACGGGCGGCGTAACGCTGCGCGTGATCGTGCGAGCAGAACGTCTGGCCCGCGACGAGCACGGAATCGCTCTTTGGCGCATGCACGCCGCATTGGGCGCAACGGATCATCGGCTCGGCGAGTTGAGCGGCGGGCTTGCCGTTCGCGCTACCGCTCGCGTGACCATTGGTGCGCGCGCTGGCGCCGGCGTCGCCGCCCGCACTTGTGCGCGCCGATGTGCGCGATGCGTCGGCGCGGCGCAGTGCCTTCACCAGCCACTGGCCAACGATGAACAACAGAATCAGCAGAAAAATTTGTCGCATGACACTCAGACCACAGGACGGTGCAACAGCACCTCGAAAACAAAACGGCTGCCGACATACGCGAGCAGCAGCGCGACAAACGACGCGAGCACCCAGCGCAATGCCGCGCGGCCGCGCCAACCCGACACCTTGCGCG
The DNA window shown above is from Paraburkholderia sp. PGU19 and carries:
- a CDS encoding histone H1-like DNA-binding protein — its product is MALAKKKPAAKKAAAKKVVAKKAAPAKKAAVKKVAVKKVAAKKVAVKKVAAKKAAPAKKAAAKKVATKKVAAKKVAVKKVAAKKAAPAKKAAAKKVAAKKVAVKKVAAKKAAPAKKAAAKKAAAKKAPAKKAAAKKAAPAKKAAAKKAAAPAKKAAPAKKAVAKKAAPAPAAPAASTAPAATVKTALNPAAAWPFPTGSRP
- a CDS encoding ribonucleotide-diphosphate reductase subunit beta, coding for MLNWDDEITAVTPSSASQQNVLRNAAGTAVGSQVETRSAHQAPSAQNIFANDFAVAPPVQPAVASEARVNVADKRIINGQTDVNQLVPFKYKWAWEKYLSGCANHWMPQEINMSRDIALWKDPNGLTEDERRIVKRNLGFFVTADSLAANNIVLGTYRHITAPECRQFLLRQAFEEAIHTHAYQYIVESLGLDEGEIFNAYHEVKSIRDKDEFLIPFIHTLTDPAFKTGTLEADQKLLKSLIVFACVMEGLFFYVGFTQILALGRQNKMTGAAEQYQYILRDESMHCNFGIDLINQIKLENPHLWTAEFRAEIREIFKAAVDLEYRYAEDTMPRGVLGLNASMFKSYLRFICNRRCQQIGLDPLFPNEENPFPWMSEMIDLKKERNFFETRVIEYQTGGALSWE
- a CDS encoding ribonucleoside-diphosphate reductase subunit alpha; this encodes MQTTDNVTTRFEGAPAGRPEALAQGAAALAPQTSYADYKVIRRNGSVVSFEPSKIAIAVTKAFLAVNGGQGAASARVRELVEQLTQNVVRALVRSRPNGGTFHIEDIQDQVELALMRTGEHNVARAYVLYREKRSQERGHEPEAVAGTSGLNVTDNGITRPLDMAALRGIIESACSNLGDAVSAEPIVTETIKNLYDGVPMSQVYDSAILAARTMIEKDPAYSQVTARILLHTIRREILEEEVTQAEMGERYAEYFPLFIKRGVNAELLDEKLLQFDLKRLGAALDANRDLQFGYLGLQTLYDRYFLHADGTRIEMPQAFFMRVAMGLSLNEIDREARAIEFYNVLSSFDFMSSTPTLFNSGTRRSQLSSCYLTTVDDDLDGIYEALKENALLSKFAGGLGNDWTRVRALGSHIKGTNGKSQGVVPFLKVVNDTAVAVNQGGKRKGAVCAYLESWHLDIEEFLELRKNTGDDRRRTHDMNTANWIPDLFMKRVHEGGDWTLFSPSTCPDLHDLFGADFEKAYTAYEEKAARGEIKLFKKIPAAQLWRKMLGMLFETGHPWITFKDPCNVRSPQQHVGVVHSSNLCTEITLNTSDTEIAVCNLGSVNLVAHLKEQADGTVVLDHDKLKRTISVAMRMLDNVIDINYYAVAKARNSNLKHRPVGMGIMGFQDCLHVLRTPYASQEAVEFADRSMEAVCYYAYWASTELAEERGRYATYRGSLWDRGILPQDTLKLLEEARGGYIEVDSSESMDWASLRSRISTYGMRNSNCVAIAPTATISNIIGVSACIEPTFQNLYVKSNLSGEFTVVNDYLVRDLKARGLWDEVMVADLKYFDGSLSRIDRVPGDLRAIYATAFEVDATWLVEAASRRQKWIDQAQSLNIYMAGASGKKLDEVYKLAWLRGLKTTYYLRTMAATHVEKSTVAHGALNAVPSSDGGAGGAGGAAGGYGVGGGVGSSGVTGGFQASAATAVPAVEAAPEADGPVCMMRPGDPGFEECEACQ
- the ampD gene encoding 1,6-anhydro-N-acetylmuramyl-L-alanine amidase AmpD, yielding MTAHATARFTVDANGWINEASKLPSPNFEVRPNGARPTLIVVHNISLPPNEFGGTGITDLFLNRLDCDAHPYYDAHLRDVRVSAHFVIHRDGALEQYVSCDERAWHAGASSFFGRERCNDFSIGIELEGSDASAFEAAQYETLAPLVQALAAHYAIEALAGHSDIAPGRKTDPGPHFDWPRLQRDTALADQYFPYLHPSTRAPITP
- a CDS encoding PP0621 family protein translates to MRQIFLLILLFIVGQWLVKALRRADASRTSARTSAGGDAGASARTNGHASGSANGKPAAQLAEPMIRCAQCGVHAPKSDSVLVAGQTFCSHDHAQRYAARPTGRDAR